AGGGAAGCGGCAATGCCTTGATGGTATCCCGCGCTTCTGCGGCCACCGTTACATCGGTGGCGATGATCGCTTTAGCGATCGCGCTGCTGATCATTGGGCTTCACCAGCCGATGCTGAATCTGCTATTTGGCTCAGCGTCTCCCGAGGTGCTGGAGAGTGCGCGGGTTTATCTGATCGGAAGCAGCACTTCCTTCATCGGAATTGCCATCGTGCAGGCCGTTTGCGGCGCGCTGCGGGGGATCGGAAAGACCCGCGCTTCACTTGCATTGTCGTTAATTATGAACCTGCTCTACGTTCTGCTGAACATCGTATTCATCACCCTGTTGAATATGGGCGTTATGGGCATGACGCTGGCGATTAACATCGCCCGTTTTGCCGGTGCGGCCTGCGCGCTCTACTATCTGTTCAGAGTGGATGCAACGCTGCATATCCGTCTACGGGATTTGTTTCACTTCCCTGTATCCATGCTGCGCAAAATTATGTTTATCGGACTTCCGTTTGCAGCTGAGCAGATGTTTTTTAACGGGGGAAAGCTCTTAACTCAAGTGTTTATTGTCAGCTTGGGTACGTACGCCATTGCAACGAATGCGATCGGGTCTTCGCTTGCGGCCGTTTTCCAAATTCCAGCCAGTGCGTTGTCCTTAACGATTGTGACCGTCGTCGGTCAATGCATTGGTCGCGGAAATATAGCGGATGCGCGCAAGTTCATCAAATCTTTTCTATGGCTGGGTGCAATCTCGCTGGCCTTGATGGGTTTGATTTTGATGCCGCTCTACCGGCCGTTGGTCGGGCTGTTTAA
Above is a window of Paenibacillus sp. FSL K6-1330 DNA encoding:
- a CDS encoding MATE family efflux transporter, which gives rise to MLVRLRTQMNGLLQQHLSGESMDYRQIFALFFPILIDQAFIIGLNLVNTAMISSSGVSAVSAVNMVDSLNIFLINVFVAVATGGTVVVAQYKGSGNALMVSRASAATVTSVAMIALAIALLIIGLHQPMLNLLFGSASPEVLESARVYLIGSSTSFIGIAIVQAVCGALRGIGKTRASLALSLIMNLLYVLLNIVFITLLNMGVMGMTLAINIARFAGAACALYYLFRVDATLHIRLRDLFHFPVSMLRKIMFIGLPFAAEQMFFNGGKLLTQVFIVSLGTYAIATNAIGSSLAAVFQIPASALSLTIVTVVGQCIGRGNIADARKFIKSFLWLGAISLALMGLILMPLYRPLVGLFNPPPEIVNDLFVVLLINTLVQVPLWSISFILPSALRAAGDSRFTSITSMLTMWLFRVILGYIMGIVLGWSILGVWLAMNCEWGVRGAVFLWRFRGKKWYAHKLI